In Aquimarina spinulae, a single window of DNA contains:
- a CDS encoding beta-ketoacyl-ACP synthase III — MSKITAAITAVGAYVPDYVLSNDILATMVETNDEWITSRTGIKERRILKDKDKGTSFLGIKAAEDLIAKKNLDPKEIDMVIFATATPDLPVAATAAYTASKIGAVNAFSYDLQAACSSFLYGMSTAASYIESGRYKKVLVIGADKMSSIIDYTDRTTCIIFGDGGGAALFEPNDEGLGLQDEYLRTDGIGREFLKIEAGGSILPPSEETVAKRQHFVQQDGKTVFKYAVSNMADASSKIMERNSLTGQDVNWLIAHQANKRIIDATAKRMELDESKVLMNIQRYGNTTSATLPLLLHDYEKQLKKGDNIVFASFGGGFTWGSIYLKWAYNS, encoded by the coding sequence ATGAGTAAAATCACAGCCGCTATCACCGCTGTAGGTGCATACGTGCCAGACTATGTGTTATCTAATGATATATTAGCAACAATGGTCGAAACTAACGACGAATGGATAACCAGTCGTACAGGTATCAAAGAACGCAGGATACTAAAAGATAAAGATAAGGGAACATCTTTCTTAGGTATAAAAGCGGCAGAAGATCTAATCGCTAAAAAAAATCTCGACCCTAAAGAGATTGACATGGTGATTTTTGCAACTGCAACTCCAGATCTTCCAGTTGCTGCAACCGCAGCATACACAGCTTCGAAGATTGGAGCCGTTAATGCTTTTTCCTACGACTTACAGGCAGCTTGCTCCAGTTTTTTATATGGAATGTCTACTGCCGCCAGTTATATAGAATCAGGAAGATATAAAAAAGTGTTAGTAATAGGAGCCGATAAAATGTCCTCTATTATTGATTATACCGATCGTACCACTTGCATCATTTTTGGTGACGGTGGTGGTGCAGCTCTTTTTGAACCCAATGATGAAGGCTTAGGTCTTCAAGACGAATACCTGCGTACCGATGGTATAGGAAGAGAGTTCTTAAAAATTGAAGCTGGAGGATCTATTCTACCTCCATCAGAAGAAACTGTAGCCAAAAGGCAGCACTTTGTTCAACAAGACGGAAAAACTGTATTTAAATATGCAGTTTCTAATATGGCAGATGCCAGTTCTAAGATTATGGAACGTAATAGTTTAACAGGACAGGATGTAAATTGGCTTATTGCACATCAAGCCAATAAACGTATCATCGACGCTACAGCCAAAAGAATGGAGCTAGATGAAAGTAAAGTTCTTATGAATATCCAACGATATGGTAATACAACCTCAGCCACCTTACCATTATTGTTACACGATTACGAGAAACAACTCAAAAAAGGAGACAACATAGTATTTGCCTCATTCGGTGGAGGCTTTACTTGGGGATCCATTTATCTTAAATGGGCCTATAATTCCTAA
- the pdxA gene encoding 4-hydroxythreonine-4-phosphate dehydrogenase PdxA has translation MKKEEKIRLGISIGDLNGIGSEVILKTFEDSRMLDFCTPVIFASVKILSFIKKQYKSNINLHGIDKTSQILDGKINVLNVWKEAVSINFGQEDEKVGSYAIKSLKSATEALKNDQIDVLVTAPINKHSIQSEEFKFPGHTDYLDQELEGNSLMFMITDDLKVGLLTDHVAVKDIADTITPELIEQKIDTIHHALKQDFGISKPKIAVLGINPHSGDNGVIGKEDEDVLKPTIQKINESGILVYGPYAADSFFGSNNYKAFDAVVASYHDQGLIPFKTLSFGKGVNYTAGLHKVRTSPDHGTAFEIAGKNLADNSSFKEAVFAALKIFKNRNEYNELTKNPLKKQPRKPQNKS, from the coding sequence ATGAAGAAAGAAGAAAAAATAAGATTAGGGATTTCTATTGGCGACCTTAACGGAATAGGAAGTGAAGTTATCCTTAAAACTTTTGAAGATTCGCGAATGTTAGATTTTTGTACTCCGGTAATTTTTGCCTCGGTAAAAATTCTTTCTTTCATAAAAAAACAATATAAAAGCAACATAAACCTTCATGGTATAGATAAGACATCTCAGATTCTGGATGGTAAAATAAATGTTCTTAATGTTTGGAAAGAAGCCGTTAGTATTAATTTTGGGCAAGAAGATGAAAAAGTAGGAAGCTATGCGATCAAATCACTTAAATCTGCAACCGAAGCTTTAAAAAATGATCAAATTGATGTGCTGGTCACTGCACCTATTAATAAACACAGTATTCAATCTGAAGAATTTAAATTCCCAGGACATACTGATTATCTGGATCAGGAACTAGAAGGAAATAGTCTTATGTTTATGATTACCGATGATTTAAAAGTTGGATTACTTACCGATCATGTGGCCGTTAAGGATATAGCCGATACCATTACACCAGAATTGATTGAACAAAAAATAGATACTATTCATCATGCGCTTAAACAAGATTTTGGTATCTCAAAACCAAAAATTGCGGTACTAGGAATTAATCCACATAGTGGAGACAACGGCGTAATTGGTAAAGAAGATGAAGATGTATTAAAGCCAACGATCCAAAAAATTAATGAATCTGGCATATTAGTATATGGACCCTATGCAGCAGATAGTTTTTTTGGTTCTAATAATTATAAAGCTTTCGATGCTGTTGTAGCTTCATATCATGATCAGGGATTAATTCCTTTTAAAACACTCTCTTTTGGCAAAGGAGTAAATTATACTGCAGGCCTACATAAAGTTCGTACTTCTCCAGATCATGGTACTGCTTTTGAAATTGCAGGAAAAAACCTAGCCGATAATAGCTCATTTAAAGAAGCTGTTTTTGCGGCATTAAAAATTTTTAAAAATAGAAATGAATATAATGAACTAACTAAAAATCCTCTAAAAAAACAACCTCGTAAACCGCAAAATAAGTCATGA
- the rpmF gene encoding 50S ribosomal protein L32, with protein sequence MAHPKRKISKTRRDKRRTHYKASVPQIATDPTTGEAHLYHRAHWHEGKLYYRGQIVIDNTEEEVA encoded by the coding sequence ATGGCACATCCTAAGAGAAAAATATCGAAAACAAGAAGAGATAAAAGAAGAACGCATTATAAAGCTTCTGTACCACAAATAGCTACTGATCCAACTACTGGAGAGGCGCATTTATATCATAGAGCACATTGGCATGAAGGTAAATTATACTATCGTGGTCAAATTGTTATCGACAATACTGAAGAAGAAGTAGCGTAA
- a CDS encoding 3-oxoacyl-ACP synthase, with the protein MNPQKIKEEILNQCQNYVDQRLQRIQNTIAGIQESLTSETKSTAGDKHETGRAMLQLEREKAGKQLAEVQKLQEVLAKINISPSEHIHLGSLVITTQGYYFISISVGKLSIDDKSYFAIAANSPIGKLLLGKTTGDRFSFNGNEIVIKKIS; encoded by the coding sequence ATGAATCCACAAAAAATCAAAGAAGAAATACTAAATCAATGTCAAAACTATGTGGATCAAAGATTACAAAGAATTCAAAATACTATTGCTGGTATTCAAGAATCTTTAACTTCTGAAACCAAAAGTACTGCTGGAGATAAACACGAAACCGGGCGAGCTATGTTACAATTAGAGCGTGAAAAAGCAGGAAAACAATTAGCCGAAGTACAAAAATTGCAAGAAGTCTTAGCCAAAATTAACATTTCTCCTTCAGAACATATTCATTTAGGTAGTCTGGTGATTACCACACAAGGTTATTATTTTATTAGTATCTCTGTTGGCAAACTCTCTATAGACGATAAATCCTATTTTGCCATAGCTGCTAATTCTCCTATTGGTAAATTACTATTAGGGAAAACTACTGGTGATCGTTTTAGCTTTAATGGAAATGAAATTGTAATCAAAAAAATCTCTTAA
- the accC gene encoding acetyl-CoA carboxylase biotin carboxylase subunit, whose translation MFKKILIANRGEIALRVIRTCKEMGIKSVAVYSTADAESLHVRFADEAVCIGPAPSNESYLKMSNIIAAAEITNADAIHPGYGFLSENAKFSKICEEHEIKFIGASAEMIDQMGDKASAKATMKAAGVPTIPGSEGILDSFEETEKLADEMGYPVMLKATAGGGGKGMRAVWAKEDLRKSWDSARQEAAASFGNDGMYMEKLIEEPRHIEIQIVGDSNGRACHLSERDCSVQRRHQKLTEETPSPFMTDELRKKMGEAAVKASEFIKYEGAGTVEFLVDKHRNFYFMEMNTRIQVEHPITEQVVDYDLIREQILVAAGVPISGKNYFPQLHSIECRINAEDPYKDFRPSPGKITNLHIPGGHGVRVDTHVYSGYIIPPNYDSMIAKLITTAQTREEAINKMKRALDEFVVEGIKTTVPFHRQLMDDPDYISGNYTTKFMEDFEMEDPTE comes from the coding sequence ATGTTTAAAAAAATTCTAATTGCAAATAGAGGTGAGATTGCATTGCGTGTAATCAGAACCTGCAAAGAAATGGGGATAAAATCTGTTGCGGTATACTCTACAGCAGATGCAGAAAGTTTACATGTACGTTTCGCAGATGAAGCCGTTTGTATCGGACCTGCACCCAGTAACGAATCCTATCTTAAAATGTCTAATATTATTGCTGCCGCAGAAATCACAAATGCAGATGCAATACATCCAGGCTATGGTTTCCTTTCTGAGAACGCTAAGTTCTCTAAAATTTGTGAAGAGCATGAAATAAAGTTTATTGGTGCCAGTGCCGAAATGATTGATCAAATGGGTGATAAAGCCTCTGCAAAAGCTACTATGAAAGCAGCAGGAGTGCCTACAATCCCAGGTAGCGAAGGTATCTTGGATTCTTTTGAAGAAACCGAGAAGCTTGCCGATGAAATGGGGTACCCTGTAATGCTAAAAGCTACGGCTGGTGGTGGTGGAAAAGGTATGCGTGCTGTATGGGCAAAAGAAGACTTGAGAAAATCATGGGATAGTGCCCGCCAGGAAGCAGCAGCCTCATTTGGTAATGATGGTATGTATATGGAGAAACTCATCGAAGAACCACGCCATATAGAAATTCAGATTGTAGGAGATAGCAACGGAAGAGCTTGTCATTTATCTGAAAGAGATTGCTCGGTACAACGTAGACACCAAAAGCTTACAGAAGAAACTCCTTCGCCATTCATGACAGATGAATTGCGTAAAAAAATGGGAGAAGCTGCAGTAAAAGCTTCAGAATTCATCAAATATGAAGGTGCAGGAACAGTAGAATTTTTGGTTGACAAACACCGTAATTTCTACTTTATGGAAATGAATACCCGTATCCAGGTAGAACACCCTATCACAGAACAAGTAGTTGATTATGATCTAATTAGAGAACAAATTCTTGTTGCTGCAGGAGTGCCAATTTCGGGTAAAAATTATTTCCCACAATTACATTCTATAGAATGCAGAATCAATGCCGAAGATCCATATAAAGATTTTCGACCTTCACCCGGTAAAATTACCAATTTACATATACCAGGAGGTCATGGTGTACGAGTAGATACTCATGTATATAGTGGATATATTATTCCGCCTAACTACGATTCTATGATTGCCAAATTAATAACCACTGCACAAACACGTGAAGAGGCGATTAATAAAATGAAAAGAGCGTTAGATGAATTCGTTGTAGAAGGTATAAAAACTACCGTTCCCTTTCATAGACAGCTTATGGACGATCCAGATTATATCTCTGGAAATTATACCACTAAGTTTATGGAAGATTTTGAAATGGAAGACCCAACTGAATAA
- the mtgA gene encoding monofunctional biosynthetic peptidoglycan transglycosylase, producing MMKKYFRFILKSCIAFIILSVLWVLLYTWVNVPATPLMGIRKLQSKNKYTIRHQWVPLSKISKNLQLAVICSEDQRFINHNGFDKEAIEKAMAEYKSGKRLRGASTISQQTAKNVFLWPHRSWVRKGFETYFTFLIETFWSKERILEIYLNSIEMGDGIYGAEAAAQFWFNTSAAALNKDQAAAIAAILPNPIRFLANPPSAYTKKRKQWIMTQMRNYGTLVFDKK from the coding sequence ATTATGAAAAAATACTTCCGTTTTATACTTAAAAGCTGCATCGCATTTATCATACTAAGTGTGCTGTGGGTATTACTATATACATGGGTTAATGTTCCTGCTACCCCGTTAATGGGAATTCGAAAATTACAATCTAAAAATAAATATACCATTCGCCATCAATGGGTACCATTATCCAAGATTTCTAAGAACCTACAACTAGCAGTTATTTGCAGCGAAGATCAACGATTTATTAACCATAATGGTTTTGACAAAGAAGCTATCGAAAAAGCAATGGCAGAATACAAATCTGGAAAACGATTGCGAGGTGCAAGTACGATTTCTCAACAAACTGCCAAAAATGTTTTTTTATGGCCGCATCGCAGCTGGGTACGAAAAGGGTTCGAAACTTATTTTACATTTTTGATAGAAACTTTCTGGAGTAAAGAACGTATTCTAGAAATTTACTTAAATAGTATAGAAATGGGAGATGGGATCTACGGAGCCGAAGCTGCTGCCCAGTTTTGGTTTAATACCTCTGCCGCAGCACTCAATAAGGACCAGGCTGCAGCTATCGCAGCAATACTTCCTAATCCCATACGCTTTTTGGCAAATCCGCCTTCGGCATACACCAAAAAAAGAAAACAATGGATTATGACACAAATGCGTAATTATGGTACTTTAGTATTTGATAAGAAATAG
- a CDS encoding NAD(P)/FAD-dependent oxidoreductase — translation MNFSYWEHKTWLSNIDFTVIGSGIVGLTCALRLQNNFPKAKILILERGILPNGASTKNAGFACFGSLSEILDDLNSHSEEEVLQLVKKRHNGLQLLRKHLGDQTIGYFQNGGYELFTKNDQALYEDCFSKREQINTLLKPIFEDDVFSTSPNIFNFGNIQSQYIINQFEGQIDTGKMMEALLKKVRNSGIKILNNCTVETFDDDNTSVKIKTDQFTFSTHKVLIATNGFASQLGIEEVKPARAQVLITQPIDNLHIKGTFHLDKGYYYFRNIDNRILFGGGRNLDFKAEETTDLAQTELIQQKLEEILRDVILPDINFEINHRWSGIMGVGNQKQSIVKQLSQNVFCGVRQGGMGVAIGSLVGAELADLL, via the coding sequence ATGAATTTTAGTTATTGGGAACATAAAACTTGGTTATCTAACATCGATTTTACTGTTATCGGAAGTGGAATTGTAGGACTTACTTGTGCATTAAGATTACAAAACAATTTTCCAAAAGCTAAAATTCTTATTCTGGAGCGTGGTATATTACCAAATGGAGCCAGTACCAAAAATGCAGGTTTTGCTTGTTTTGGAAGCCTATCAGAAATTCTAGACGACCTAAATTCGCATAGCGAAGAAGAAGTACTACAGCTTGTTAAAAAAAGGCACAATGGGCTTCAACTATTGAGAAAACATCTGGGAGATCAGACTATTGGCTATTTTCAAAATGGCGGTTATGAACTTTTTACCAAAAATGACCAGGCTCTTTATGAAGACTGTTTTTCAAAAAGAGAGCAAATAAATACGTTATTAAAACCAATTTTTGAAGATGATGTTTTTAGCACAAGTCCTAACATTTTCAATTTTGGAAACATCCAGTCTCAATACATCATAAATCAATTTGAAGGTCAAATCGATACCGGAAAAATGATGGAAGCACTACTAAAAAAAGTTCGAAATTCTGGCATTAAGATTCTAAACAATTGCACAGTCGAAACTTTTGATGATGACAACACTTCTGTTAAAATAAAAACCGATCAGTTTACGTTCTCTACACACAAAGTATTGATCGCTACAAATGGCTTTGCTTCTCAATTAGGAATTGAGGAGGTAAAACCCGCTCGCGCTCAGGTCTTGATTACCCAACCCATAGATAATTTACATATTAAAGGAACATTTCATCTAGATAAAGGATATTATTATTTTAGAAATATTGATAACAGAATCCTATTTGGCGGAGGTCGAAATCTAGATTTTAAAGCTGAAGAAACTACAGATTTGGCTCAAACTGAATTGATACAACAAAAATTAGAAGAAATTTTACGAGATGTAATTTTGCCCGATATTAATTTTGAAATCAATCATCGCTGGAGCGGAATTATGGGAGTAGGAAATCAAAAACAATCTATTGTTAAACAATTATCCCAAAACGTATTTTGTGGCGTGCGCCAGGGCGGAATGGGCGTTGCAATAGGAAGTTTGGTAGGTGCAGAATTAGCTGATCTTTTATAA
- a CDS encoding YceD family protein, with protein sequence MIQLKEYTIPFVGLKQGLHQFEYQIDNTFFEHFEYDEFNSSAVKVDMEFNKKTTLLELQFKATGTVNVNCDLTNEPFDLPIKNEFFLVVKFGDEYNDENEELLIIPHGDYEVNVQQYIYELIVLAMPSKRVHPGVENGTLESDILEKLEELSPKEKTIVNNNEETDPRWDKLKNLLNDKQ encoded by the coding sequence ATGATACAACTTAAAGAGTATACTATTCCTTTTGTTGGGCTGAAGCAAGGATTACACCAGTTTGAGTATCAAATTGACAATACGTTCTTTGAACATTTTGAGTATGATGAGTTTAATTCATCTGCAGTAAAAGTTGATATGGAGTTTAATAAAAAAACAACTTTATTAGAACTTCAATTTAAAGCAACTGGAACTGTAAATGTAAATTGTGATCTCACCAATGAACCTTTTGACTTACCTATTAAGAATGAATTCTTTTTGGTAGTGAAGTTTGGAGACGAATATAATGATGAAAATGAAGAGCTTCTTATTATTCCTCACGGGGATTATGAAGTAAACGTTCAACAATATATTTATGAGCTTATTGTTTTGGCTATGCCATCCAAAAGAGTTCATCCAGGTGTTGAAAACGGAACATTAGAATCAGACATACTTGAAAAATTAGAAGAATTAAGTCCAAAAGAAAAAACAATAGTAAACAACAATGAGGAGACAGATCCTCGCTGGGATAAATTAAAAAACTTATTAAACGATAAACAATAG
- the accB gene encoding acetyl-CoA carboxylase biotin carboxyl carrier protein, giving the protein MDLKEIQNLIKFVAKSGASEVKLEMDDIKITIKTASEDGKETTIVQQLPVTPQVVAPVQSQPTPTAITPAAVVEEKSASDDNSKYITIKSPIIGTLYRKPSPDKPTFVEVGDSIKEGDVLCIIEAMKLFNEIESEVSGKIVKVLVDDSSPVEFDQPLFLVDPS; this is encoded by the coding sequence ATGGATTTAAAAGAAATTCAGAATTTAATTAAATTCGTAGCCAAATCAGGGGCTAGCGAAGTAAAGTTAGAAATGGATGACATTAAAATCACCATTAAAACTGCATCAGAAGATGGTAAAGAAACGACAATTGTACAACAACTGCCAGTAACCCCTCAGGTGGTAGCTCCTGTACAATCACAACCAACACCTACTGCAATTACTCCTGCAGCAGTTGTAGAAGAAAAAAGTGCTTCTGACGATAATTCAAAATACATAACTATCAAATCACCTATAATAGGTACTTTATACAGAAAACCATCACCAGACAAACCTACATTTGTAGAAGTTGGTGATTCTATAAAAGAAGGTGATGTACTTTGTATTATTGAAGCAATGAAACTCTTTAATGAGATCGAAAGTGAAGTTTCTGGTAAAATTGTAAAAGTATTAGTTGATGACTCTTCTCCAGTAGAATTTGATCAACCACTATTCTTAGTAGACCCATCATAA
- a CDS encoding riboflavin synthase: MFTGIIEELGIVTSLQTNKENLDITVRANFTSELKIDQSIAHNGVCLTVVSINEDMYTVTAIKETLDKTNLNTLVVDAVVNLERGMKLGDRLDGHIVQGHVDQTAICTAITEADGSWYFTFDYDPSLNNITIEKGSVTVNGVSLTVVNSKKNEFSVAIIPYTYEHTNFNTFKEGSVVNLEFDVIGKYVKRITELR, translated from the coding sequence ATGTTTACAGGAATCATCGAAGAATTAGGAATTGTTACTTCTTTACAAACTAATAAAGAAAATCTGGATATTACAGTACGTGCGAATTTTACTTCAGAATTGAAGATTGATCAAAGTATAGCGCATAATGGGGTTTGTTTAACAGTGGTGTCTATTAATGAAGATATGTATACAGTTACGGCGATCAAAGAAACGTTGGATAAGACTAATCTTAATACCCTTGTGGTTGATGCCGTAGTAAACCTGGAAAGGGGAATGAAATTAGGCGATAGGTTAGATGGGCATATTGTACAAGGTCATGTAGATCAAACTGCAATTTGCACAGCAATCACAGAGGCTGATGGAAGTTGGTATTTTACTTTTGATTATGATCCTTCACTAAATAATATCACTATAGAAAAAGGATCGGTAACGGTTAATGGAGTTAGTTTGACTGTAGTTAATTCTAAAAAGAACGAATTTAGTGTTGCTATTATTCCATATACTTATGAGCATACAAACTTTAACACTTTTAAAGAGGGAAGTGTTGTTAACCTTGAGTTTGATGTAATTGGCAAATATGTAAAACGAATTACTGAACTAAGATAA
- a CDS encoding alpha/beta fold hydrolase: MKNFFVLTLMGVLLFSCKPYENTKIRKNQITYEDFRSDQRLYPTDDGLLKYIDKGKGPAIVLLHGVPTSGWLYRKMIDPLVANGFRVIVPDMLGYGSSDSPEGFEIYNAENHAKRLLELMQALGIDTWSHVMHDAGGLWTWELLKQAPDKIEKLIVLNTIIYDDGFYPPVRMKPGGLAKTAMWGYRNGVTTNTLLKNLFNQGLKENVLNSLDVEGYKTPLLEGKTHAMYYFYSQTCNELPDYSEVFENVNMPVTVIWGIHDTMLQWPPQQVRAANALKVKNENIHFIDEKHFLQETKAKEITYKIVEFLYK; this comes from the coding sequence ATGAAGAATTTTTTTGTGCTTACCCTAATGGGGGTATTGCTCTTTTCGTGTAAACCATACGAGAATACCAAAATCAGAAAAAACCAAATCACTTATGAAGATTTTAGATCTGATCAAAGATTATATCCTACAGATGATGGTTTACTAAAATACATAGATAAAGGAAAAGGGCCTGCAATTGTATTATTACATGGCGTACCTACCTCGGGATGGTTATATCGCAAAATGATCGACCCTTTGGTTGCAAATGGATTTAGAGTGATTGTACCCGATATGCTGGGGTATGGTTCTAGTGATTCTCCCGAAGGTTTTGAAATCTACAATGCAGAAAATCATGCCAAACGCTTGCTAGAACTTATGCAAGCATTAGGGATCGATACCTGGTCTCATGTAATGCACGATGCTGGTGGACTATGGACCTGGGAGCTTTTGAAACAAGCGCCCGATAAAATTGAAAAACTAATTGTATTAAATACTATTATTTATGATGATGGATTTTATCCTCCTGTACGTATGAAACCGGGAGGTCTTGCCAAGACGGCAATGTGGGGCTATAGAAATGGTGTTACAACCAATACTTTGCTCAAAAATCTATTTAACCAGGGGTTGAAAGAAAACGTCTTAAATTCTCTTGATGTAGAAGGATATAAAACTCCTTTATTAGAAGGTAAAACACATGCCATGTATTATTTCTATAGTCAAACCTGTAATGAATTACCGGACTACTCAGAAGTTTTTGAAAATGTCAATATGCCTGTTACGGTTATATGGGGCATACATGATACTATGCTACAATGGCCTCCGCAACAAGTGCGTGCAGCTAATGCACTAAAGGTTAAAAATGAAAATATTCATTTTATAGATGAGAAACATTTTTTACAAGAAACAAAAGCAAAAGAAATCACATATAAAATTGTTGAGTTTTTGTACAAATAA
- a CDS encoding aminopeptidase, translated as MNSSILKKYADLLVHYSLDIQPGDKLFIQTTTLAEPLVREVFRTAIKAGAHVEYQLEFSEAHKIKIDNSEEKQLNQPPVLYAHAMEHFDAYLKIMAPHNLIENQNIDTQKQRKHKETLKPITEHYYKRTANGSLKRTLCLYPTQAGAQMAGMSLEEYSHFVFNACHLFNEDPKTSWLHIRKEQQNIVDYLNKVDKVQYITKGTDIQFSVKGRKWINSDGRTNMPSGEVFTGPIEDSVNGTVYFSLPSVFEGHIVKGITLRVKDGKIIDWKAEEGQELLDDIFKVPGANYFGEVAIGTNYNIQQATKNILFDEKIGGTIHMAVGQSYFQTGAKNKSIIHWDMITDMTQGGQILADGKLIYENGKFLI; from the coding sequence ATGAATTCATCTATATTAAAAAAATACGCAGATCTATTGGTACATTACTCCCTTGATATACAACCGGGAGATAAATTATTTATTCAAACTACAACACTTGCAGAACCATTAGTGCGAGAAGTTTTTAGAACTGCTATCAAAGCCGGAGCACATGTAGAATACCAATTGGAGTTTAGTGAAGCTCATAAAATTAAAATTGATAATTCTGAAGAAAAGCAATTAAACCAACCTCCTGTATTATACGCACATGCGATGGAGCATTTTGATGCTTATCTTAAAATTATGGCTCCTCATAATCTCATCGAAAATCAAAATATAGATACTCAAAAACAACGAAAGCACAAAGAAACTTTAAAACCAATAACAGAACATTATTACAAAAGAACTGCCAATGGCAGTTTAAAACGAACCTTGTGTTTATATCCAACACAAGCCGGTGCTCAAATGGCAGGCATGTCACTAGAAGAGTATTCTCATTTTGTCTTTAACGCTTGCCACCTATTTAATGAAGATCCTAAAACATCCTGGTTACACATACGGAAAGAACAACAAAATATTGTTGATTATTTAAACAAGGTAGACAAGGTACAGTATATCACCAAAGGAACCGACATACAGTTTAGTGTTAAAGGACGAAAATGGATAAACTCTGACGGGCGAACAAATATGCCCAGCGGAGAAGTATTTACCGGGCCAATTGAGGATAGCGTGAACGGAACAGTATATTTTAGCTTACCTTCTGTCTTTGAAGGTCATATCGTAAAAGGAATTACACTAAGGGTTAAAGATGGTAAAATTATAGACTGGAAAGCAGAAGAAGGACAAGAATTATTAGACGACATATTTAAAGTTCCGGGAGCTAATTATTTTGGAGAAGTAGCTATCGGAACCAATTACAATATACAGCAAGCCACAAAAAACATTTTATTTGATGAAAAAATTGGAGGCACTATACATATGGCAGTAGGGCAATCGTATTTTCAAACTGGTGCTAAAAACAAATCTATTATCCATTGGGATATGATAACAGACATGACACAAGGAGGTCAGATATTAGCAGATGGAAAACTGATCTATGAAAATGGAAAATTTCTTATATAA